In Spirochaetales bacterium, the genomic stretch ATAATTCAGCATTTACCGGGTAGAAATAGATTAATTTCTCTCTATACGAATCAATATTCACCATTTTGGATACTTCGACTTTAAAAAACACATCTATAAACCACACACCCGCTTCCCATACCTCCATATCGGATCAAACAGAATAATCATGCGTAGACAAGTAAGAAAAAATCACACATAAACCGCTAATCCCGATAAACTAAAACGGTGCCAGGAAAAAAATTTGCTTTCCTGATCCATCCATGATATAATAGAAAACCGTTATATATAAAGGAGAAATATCCGCCATGGAAAATACGGTGACAAAAAACAGGTGTCACATATTGCTTGTTGAAGACAATGAACGTGACATCATCCTCACAAAAGAAGCCTTTAAAGATAATAACATGACATACAGCCTTTTCGTTGCAAAAAACGGTATCGAAGCACTCTCTTTCCTCAGAAGAGAAGATGGCTATGAAAATGTACCGAGACCGGACATCATCCTGCTCGATCTGAACATGCCCGGTAAAAGCGGTTTCGACGTTCTTAAAGAAATCAAGAGTGATCGGAATTATCGATCCATTCCAGTGGCGATATTTTCCAATTCAAGCAATGAAGACGACATTATGGCCAGTTACAATGATTACGCGAACTGTTTTATTACAAAACCCGTCGATTACGAGCAATTAATCACTGTTATTCGGATATTTTTTAATTTCTGGGTCGATACGGTAAAACTTCCCCCCCATAAGAAATAATTGCTGCTCATTCTCCCGCCCTTCTAACGTCTTTAGAATTTCACAATCGCGCCATGCCGGTTATCGTGATGAGATATCCAAAGCGGCCGGGTTTTAATAGCCCGGTCGCTCTTTACGCGGACGGGCATCGTCGACTTTCAGCACTCTTCCCTTGAATTCGGTTCCGTTTAGTGCGTTCTTCGCATTTTCCGCTTCTTCCGTTCCAGCCATTTCGACAAATCCGAATCCCTTCCCCTCGATAATCTTGACATACTTGACTTCCCCATACTGACTGAAAAGATCTTTCAGTTCAGTATAATCAACCGAATAATCAAGA encodes the following:
- a CDS encoding response regulator, producing MENTVTKNRCHILLVEDNERDIILTKEAFKDNNMTYSLFVAKNGIEALSFLRREDGYENVPRPDIILLDLNMPGKSGFDVLKEIKSDRNYRSIPVAIFSNSSNEDDIMASYNDYANCFITKPVDYEQLITVIRIFFNFWVDTVKLPPHKK
- a CDS encoding RNA-binding protein; this encodes MQTNKLYVGNLDYSVDYTELKDLFSQYGEVKYVKIIEGKGFGFVEMAGTEEAENAKNALNGTEFKGRVLKVDDARPRKERPGY